CACGATCGGCGTCTTGCGGATCTGCTGCACGACGTCGTACGCCTTGGCGAGCGCGACGTCGGAGGTCTCCGCGCCGCGGATGATCTCGACGAGCGGCATCTTGTCGACCGGGCTGAAGAAGTGCAGGCCGATGAAGTCGGCCGGGCGGTCGACGCCCTTGGCCAGCTCGGTGATCGGCAGCGTCGAGGTGTTGGAGCACAGCAGCGCGTCGGGCTCGACGAAGGACGCCACCTCGGCGAACACCGTGGCCTTGAGCGACGGGTCCTCGAAGACCGCCTCGATCACCAGGTCGCAGCCGGCCAGGTCGGCGGCGTCGGCGGTGGGCGTGATGCGGCCGAGCAGCTCGTCGGCCTTCTCCTGGGTGATCTTGCCGCGCTCCACGCCCTTGGCGTTGAGGCCGGCGGTGTAGGCCTTGCCCTTCTCGGCCGCCTCGAGGGAGACGTCCTTGAGCACGACCTGCATGCCGGCGCGGGCGCAGGAGTAGGCAATGCCGGCGCCCATCATCCCGGCGCCGAGCACGGCGACCTTGGTGGCCTGCCACTTCTCGACGCCCTGCGGGCGCAGCGAGCCGGAGTTGATCGCCTGCAGGTCGAAGAAGAACGCCTGCATCATGTTCTTGGCCTGCTGGCTGACCACCAGGCTGGTGAAGTAGCGGCTCTCGATGCGCGAGGCGGTGTCGACGTCGACCTGCGCCCCCTCGACCGCGGCGCTCATGATCGCGCGCTGGGCGGGGTAGACCGCGCCCTTGGTCTGCTTGCGCAGCAGCGCCGGGAACGCCGGCAGGAACTGCGCGAGCGCCGGGGTGCGCGGGGTGCCGCCGGGCATCTTGTAGCCCGCCCGGTCCCACGGGTTCTTCGCTGCGTCCTCGTCGTCGCGGTGCTCCAGGATCCAGGCCCGGGCGGCCGGGACGAGCTCCTCGCGGGTCGCGACGAGCTCGTCGACGAGCCCCTTGGCGAGCGCCCCCTGAGGATTGAACTGGGTGCCCGGCATGAGGACGTCCATCAGCGCGGTCTGCAGGCCGAGCATGCGTACGACGCGGGTGACCCCGCCGCCGCCGGGCAGCAGGCCGAGCGACGCCTCGGGCAGCCCGATCTTGACCGACCGGTCGTCGACGGCGATGCGGCGGTTGGCCGCGAGCGCGATCTCGAGGCCGCCGCCGAGCGCGGCGCCGTTGATGGCCGCGACGACGGGGCGCGGGAACGTCTCCAGACGGCGCAGGCTGGCCTTGATCGCCTCGGCCATCGAGAAGAT
The sequence above is drawn from the Nocardioides sp. zg-1228 genome and encodes:
- a CDS encoding 3-hydroxyacyl-CoA dehydrogenase NAD-binding domain-containing protein, giving the protein MSTASTETQTAVRYDRDADGIVTLTLDDPTASANTMNELYLSSMEAAVQRLYDEQDDVVGVVLTSAKKTFFAGGNLKSMMKATPDDAAEIFSMAEAIKASLRRLETFPRPVVAAINGAALGGGLEIALAANRRIAVDDRSVKIGLPEASLGLLPGGGGVTRVVRMLGLQTALMDVLMPGTQFNPQGALAKGLVDELVATREELVPAARAWILEHRDDEDAAKNPWDRAGYKMPGGTPRTPALAQFLPAFPALLRKQTKGAVYPAQRAIMSAAVEGAQVDVDTASRIESRYFTSLVVSQQAKNMMQAFFFDLQAINSGSLRPQGVEKWQATKVAVLGAGMMGAGIAYSCARAGMQVVLKDVSLEAAEKGKAYTAGLNAKGVERGKITQEKADELLGRITPTADAADLAGCDLVIEAVFEDPSLKATVFAEVASFVEPDALLCSNTSTLPITELAKGVDRPADFIGLHFFSPVDKMPLVEIIRGAETSDVALAKAYDVVQQIRKTPIVVNDSRGFYTSRVIGTQINEGLTMLAEGVNPVSLERAATSAGFPVGPLQISDELNLELMKKIRVANEAAWRAEGKDVSADPSSAVVDTMLALGRPSRLKGAGFYDYDEAGKRTGLWPGLAETFPVAEEQPSIRDVRDRMLFIEALETAKCFEEGVITSAAAANIGSIMGIGFPALTGGAAQFMTGWQALDDTGHGVGPVGLPAFCDRADELADTYGERFRPTAYLRDLAAQGGSFPA